From a region of the Drosophila virilis strain 15010-1051.87 chromosome 3, Dvir_AGI_RSII-ME, whole genome shotgun sequence genome:
- the rgn gene encoding trichohyalin isoform X2 produces MSSKRSHIMLSCLVITLGLLAHTSQAQLHMSAASAGVSFANDPSPHDAAVAVPPTKAHNRRMYAMCPPQFQRVGTDCYSLVQQRSSWLEAHFFCKDKNANLAEPTKFADRKLRIYLQREDSLSGEHDPIWIGGTYDHHNHNWQWSISGRNLTYDAFSQIDPTKPLDNNCAVYDPSLKYRWSARSCPDKLRFICQHKMPKVSEANRYKIYHRWNVTYPNSLANEVVLEVIDRRGKDRRFHRRVKAEGSAEEMIIPARRRGPGHRRYPQRNRQQPQPTHPNDVNYPHQQQQKRPRKRPRVSTTQQPRVISNEVASTSAAQPGTPTTPQQMTSYDRKLQRERQKERRRQERKRERQQRMRQEKMERRRKLLEEQRQHKPAEEQEQQRPQQQQREREQLQQHEPQSEPDALRQRAMEEQQKQEREQREQREKQQIQERKDEHERELERLKQKQEQEERQRAIDDEAQRLREKRRQIQREREAAEKKAREEQLRKQKAEQEEADRRYAEERLAEEKRLREEYEKQLQEAKSEQERKVQEAHEAKRREQKAIQEQLEEQERQRQEQIRREQQEEEKRAELERIDAVRRFEESELKRLHEENERREAIQRQREAEIAQREADKRKLEEEEERLRQELQEEEKARNRQLEADMQRAEQERKQREEAEQAAAAAKAEQQRQKLEAAKQIADAEVAAQLEEKRRKYASRIAALSPEDQQKFIEMRKKRKQLREKQMKAQEQKKLKRIQEAIRLNDMQ; encoded by the exons ATGAGCAGCAAACGCAGCCACATCATGTTGAGCTGCCTAGTAATTACCTTAGGTTTAT TGGCGCACACAAGCCAGGCACAGTTACATATGAGCGCAGCCAGCGCCGGTGTCAGCTTTGCCAATGACCCCTCTCCACATGACGCGGCCGTGGCTGTGCCACCCACAAAGGCGCACAATCGTCGCATGTATGCCATGTGCCCACCACAATTCCAACGCGTCGGCACCGATTGCTACTCGCTGgtgcagcagcgcagcagctggCTGGAGGCGCACTTCTTCTGCAAGGATAAGAACGCCAATCTGGCCGAGCCCACCAAGTTTGCCGACCGTAAGCTGAGAATCTACTTGCAACGCGAGGATTCGTTATCGGGCG AACACGATCCCATTTGGATTGGCGGCACCTACGATCATCATAACCACAACTGGCAATGGAGCATCAGTGGACGCAATCTGACATACGATGCGTTTAGCCAAATTGATCCGAC CAAGCCATTGGATAATAATTGCGCTGTCTACGATCCGAGCTTGAAATATCGTTGGTCGGCACGCTCCTGTCCCGATAAATTGCGTTTCATATGCCAGCACAAGATGCCAAAAGTGAGTGAAGCGAATCGTTATAAGATCTACCATCGCTGGAATGTCACCTATCCCAATTCCCTGGCCAATGAGGTCGTTTTGGAGGTAATCGATCGACGTGGCAAGGATCGCAG ATTTCATCGCCGCGTTAAAGCCGAGGGCAGCGCTGAGGAAATGATTATTCCCGCCCGCAGGCGAGGCCCCGGCCATCGTCGCTACCCGCAACGCAATCGCCAGCAACCGCAGCCAACGCACCCCAACGACGTCAACTATccacatcaacagcagcagaagcgtCCACGCAAGCGGCCACGTGTGAGCACAACTCAGCAGCCGCGAGTGATCAGCAATGAGGTGGCCTCAACGAGTGCTGCCCAGCCTGGCACGCCCACTACGCCGCAGCAGATGACCTCCTATGACCGTAAGCTGCAGCGTGAGCGGCAGAAGGAGCGACGTCGGCAGGAACGCAAGCGCGAGCGCCAGCAGCGCATGCGCCAGGAGAAAATGGAACGACGTCGCAAGTTGCTTGAGGAGCAGCGCCAACACAAGCCAGccgaggagcaggagcagcagcgcccacagcagcagcaacgggaGCGAGAGCAATTGCAGCAACATGAGCCGCAAAGCGAACCAGATGCATTGCGTCAGCGCGCCATGGAAGAGCAGCAGAAACAGGAGCGGGAGCAGCGAGAGCAGCGGGAGAAGCAACAGATACAGGAACGCAAGGATGAGCATGAGCGCGAATTGGAGCGATTAAAGCAGAAGCAGGAGCAAGAAGAGCGCCAACGTGCCATCGATGATGAAGCGCAGCGTTTGCGCGAGAAGCGCCGGCAGATTCAGCGAGAGCGTGAGGCGGCGGAGAAGAAGGCACGCGAGGAACAGCTACGCAAACAGAAGGCGGAACAGGAGGAAGCCGATAGACGCTATGCTGAGGAACGTCTAGCCGAGGAGAAGCGTCTGCGCGAAGAGTATGAGAAGCAACTGCAGGAGGCCAAGTCGGAGCAGGAGCGCAAAGTACAAGAGGCGCACGAGGCAAAGCGTCGCGAGCAGAAGGCCATACAGGAGCAGTTGGAGGAGCAGGAACGCCAGCGCCAGGAACAAATACGCCGCGAACAACAGGAGGAGGAGAAACGTGCGGAACTGGAACGTATAGACGCGGTGCGTCGCTTCGAGGAGAGTGAACTGAAACGTCTGCACGAAGAAAATGAGCGCCGCGAGGCGATACAACGCCAGCGCGAGGCGGAAATTGCCCAGCGCGAGGCCGACAAGCGTAAGTTAGAAGAAGAGGAGGAGCGACTGCGTCAGGAGCTGCAGGAAGAGGAAAAGGCGCGCAATCGTCAGCTGGAAGCGGACATGCAACGAGCCGAACAGGAGCGTAAACAACGCGAGGAAGCGGAACaagccgctgctgccgccaaaGCGGAACAGCAAAGGCAAAAGCTCGAGGCAGCCAAACAGATTGCCGACGCCGAGGTAGCTGCCCAACTGGAAGAGAAGCGTCGCAAATACGCCTCGCGCATTGCAGCACTCAGTCCCGAGGATCAGCAGAAGTTCATCGAGATGCGCAAGAAGCGCAAGCAGCTGCGCGAGAAGCAGATGAAGGCCCAGGAGCAGAAGAAGCTCAAGCGGATACAGGAGGCCATCAGGCTAAACGACATGCAgtaa
- the rgn gene encoding trichohyalin isoform X1: MSSKRSHIMLSCLVITLGLLAHTSQAQLHMSAASAGVSFANDPSPHDAAVAVPPTKAHNRRMYAMCPPQFQRVGTDCYSLVQQRSSWLEAHFFCKDKNANLAEPTKFADRKLRIYLQREDSLSGEHDPIWIGGTYDHHNHNWQWSISGRNLTYDAFSQIDPTYVQLISNSKPLDNNCAVYDPSLKYRWSARSCPDKLRFICQHKMPKVSEANRYKIYHRWNVTYPNSLANEVVLEVIDRRGKDRRFHRRVKAEGSAEEMIIPARRRGPGHRRYPQRNRQQPQPTHPNDVNYPHQQQQKRPRKRPRVSTTQQPRVISNEVASTSAAQPGTPTTPQQMTSYDRKLQRERQKERRRQERKRERQQRMRQEKMERRRKLLEEQRQHKPAEEQEQQRPQQQQREREQLQQHEPQSEPDALRQRAMEEQQKQEREQREQREKQQIQERKDEHERELERLKQKQEQEERQRAIDDEAQRLREKRRQIQREREAAEKKAREEQLRKQKAEQEEADRRYAEERLAEEKRLREEYEKQLQEAKSEQERKVQEAHEAKRREQKAIQEQLEEQERQRQEQIRREQQEEEKRAELERIDAVRRFEESELKRLHEENERREAIQRQREAEIAQREADKRKLEEEEERLRQELQEEEKARNRQLEADMQRAEQERKQREEAEQAAAAAKAEQQRQKLEAAKQIADAEVAAQLEEKRRKYASRIAALSPEDQQKFIEMRKKRKQLREKQMKAQEQKKLKRIQEAIRLNDMQ, encoded by the exons ATGAGCAGCAAACGCAGCCACATCATGTTGAGCTGCCTAGTAATTACCTTAGGTTTAT TGGCGCACACAAGCCAGGCACAGTTACATATGAGCGCAGCCAGCGCCGGTGTCAGCTTTGCCAATGACCCCTCTCCACATGACGCGGCCGTGGCTGTGCCACCCACAAAGGCGCACAATCGTCGCATGTATGCCATGTGCCCACCACAATTCCAACGCGTCGGCACCGATTGCTACTCGCTGgtgcagcagcgcagcagctggCTGGAGGCGCACTTCTTCTGCAAGGATAAGAACGCCAATCTGGCCGAGCCCACCAAGTTTGCCGACCGTAAGCTGAGAATCTACTTGCAACGCGAGGATTCGTTATCGGGCG AACACGATCCCATTTGGATTGGCGGCACCTACGATCATCATAACCACAACTGGCAATGGAGCATCAGTGGACGCAATCTGACATACGATGCGTTTAGCCAAATTGATCCGAC CTATGTGCAACTTATCTCCAACAGCAAGCCATTGGATAATAATTGCGCTGTCTACGATCCGAGCTTGAAATATCGTTGGTCGGCACGCTCCTGTCCCGATAAATTGCGTTTCATATGCCAGCACAAGATGCCAAAAGTGAGTGAAGCGAATCGTTATAAGATCTACCATCGCTGGAATGTCACCTATCCCAATTCCCTGGCCAATGAGGTCGTTTTGGAGGTAATCGATCGACGTGGCAAGGATCGCAG ATTTCATCGCCGCGTTAAAGCCGAGGGCAGCGCTGAGGAAATGATTATTCCCGCCCGCAGGCGAGGCCCCGGCCATCGTCGCTACCCGCAACGCAATCGCCAGCAACCGCAGCCAACGCACCCCAACGACGTCAACTATccacatcaacagcagcagaagcgtCCACGCAAGCGGCCACGTGTGAGCACAACTCAGCAGCCGCGAGTGATCAGCAATGAGGTGGCCTCAACGAGTGCTGCCCAGCCTGGCACGCCCACTACGCCGCAGCAGATGACCTCCTATGACCGTAAGCTGCAGCGTGAGCGGCAGAAGGAGCGACGTCGGCAGGAACGCAAGCGCGAGCGCCAGCAGCGCATGCGCCAGGAGAAAATGGAACGACGTCGCAAGTTGCTTGAGGAGCAGCGCCAACACAAGCCAGccgaggagcaggagcagcagcgcccacagcagcagcaacgggaGCGAGAGCAATTGCAGCAACATGAGCCGCAAAGCGAACCAGATGCATTGCGTCAGCGCGCCATGGAAGAGCAGCAGAAACAGGAGCGGGAGCAGCGAGAGCAGCGGGAGAAGCAACAGATACAGGAACGCAAGGATGAGCATGAGCGCGAATTGGAGCGATTAAAGCAGAAGCAGGAGCAAGAAGAGCGCCAACGTGCCATCGATGATGAAGCGCAGCGTTTGCGCGAGAAGCGCCGGCAGATTCAGCGAGAGCGTGAGGCGGCGGAGAAGAAGGCACGCGAGGAACAGCTACGCAAACAGAAGGCGGAACAGGAGGAAGCCGATAGACGCTATGCTGAGGAACGTCTAGCCGAGGAGAAGCGTCTGCGCGAAGAGTATGAGAAGCAACTGCAGGAGGCCAAGTCGGAGCAGGAGCGCAAAGTACAAGAGGCGCACGAGGCAAAGCGTCGCGAGCAGAAGGCCATACAGGAGCAGTTGGAGGAGCAGGAACGCCAGCGCCAGGAACAAATACGCCGCGAACAACAGGAGGAGGAGAAACGTGCGGAACTGGAACGTATAGACGCGGTGCGTCGCTTCGAGGAGAGTGAACTGAAACGTCTGCACGAAGAAAATGAGCGCCGCGAGGCGATACAACGCCAGCGCGAGGCGGAAATTGCCCAGCGCGAGGCCGACAAGCGTAAGTTAGAAGAAGAGGAGGAGCGACTGCGTCAGGAGCTGCAGGAAGAGGAAAAGGCGCGCAATCGTCAGCTGGAAGCGGACATGCAACGAGCCGAACAGGAGCGTAAACAACGCGAGGAAGCGGAACaagccgctgctgccgccaaaGCGGAACAGCAAAGGCAAAAGCTCGAGGCAGCCAAACAGATTGCCGACGCCGAGGTAGCTGCCCAACTGGAAGAGAAGCGTCGCAAATACGCCTCGCGCATTGCAGCACTCAGTCCCGAGGATCAGCAGAAGTTCATCGAGATGCGCAAGAAGCGCAAGCAGCTGCGCGAGAAGCAGATGAAGGCCCAGGAGCAGAAGAAGCTCAAGCGGATACAGGAGGCCATCAGGCTAAACGACATGCAgtaa
- the barc gene encoding 17S U2 SnRNP complex component HTATSF1 — protein sequence MSEQSESQVNAVEEQAQPEEAASERETVSKENETASSSPAEQQPDEPEMESETLPKQTTTTATESETENQEAVSGATSCPTAGDTLPDQVKPESAQQDFADYEQHVTYAADGGAIYTDPSTKQKYKWCNTENNWQPLTADEASTAGNLYENEHYKWCPETQKWLPKQSSASSTETEHYKWDAEQQKWLPKQPQQQPQAAPGQDVVYGIDENGDRIYTDKDGIVFLWDASKSAWFPKIDDDFMARYQMNYGFIDNTSAGEREKEEREAAEVKRKAEELKRMTAEAQAAMNAPILDKDGAPTASVTGKRKAQEPPKWFEVDPTQNTKVYVSNLPLDITMDEFAELMGKCGLIMRDPQTQKYKLKLYTEADGQIKGDGLCDYIKVESVNLALEILDDYILRGHKIHVQRAQFQMRGEYNPALKPKRKKKDKEKLQKIKEKLFDWRPDKMRGERSKNEKTVIIKNLFTPELFEKEVELILEYQTSLREECGKCGMVRKVVIYDRHPEGVAQINMSTPEEADIVIQMMQGRYFGQRQLSAEHWDGKTKYKIDESAAEASERLSKWDEFLAAEEATKHEAAEAPSGSPQVSDDTA from the exons ATGAGCGAGCAAAGTGAAAGCCAAGTAAATGCTGTAGAGGAGCAGGCACAGCCTGAGGAAGCAGCCAGTGAAAGGGAAACCGTTTCGAAGGAAAACGAAACAGCCTCCAGCTCTCCAGCTGAGCAGCAACCCGATGAGCCCGAAATGGAAAGTGAAACGTTGCCAAAGCAAACCACAACAACTGCCACAGAAAGCGAAACTGAAAACCAGGAGGCGGTGTCTGGTGCCACAAGCTGCCCCACAGCAGGCGACACATTGCCTGACCAGGTCAAGCCAGAGTCCGCGCAGCAGGACTTTGCGGACTATGAACAGCATGTGACTTATGCGGCCGATGGCGGCGCCATTTACACGGATCCCAGCACCAAGCAAAAGTACAAATGGTGCAATACCGAAAACAATTGGCAGCCACTGACGGCCGATGAGGCGTCCACGGCGGGCAATCTCTATGAGAACGAGCATTACAAATGGTGTCCGGAGACGCAGAAATGGCTGCCCAAACAGTCAAGCGCCTCAAGTACCGAAACGGAGCACTACAAATGGGATGCGGAACAGCAAAAGTGGTTGCccaagcagccgcagcagcagccacaggcAGCGCCTGGCCAGGATGTGGTCTATGGCATCGATGAGAACGGCGATCGCATCTACACAGACAAAGATGGTATCGTCTTCTTGTGGGATGCCAGCAAATCCGCTTGGTTTCCCAAGATCGATGATGATTTTATGGCGCGCTATCAGATGAACTACGGCTTCATAGACAACACCAGCGCCGGTGAGCGTGAGAAGGAGGAACGTGAGGCAGCCGAAGTCAAGCGCAAGGCAGAGGAACTTAAGCGCATGACAGCCGAGGCACAGGCGGCCATGAATGCGCCCATTCTGGACAAAGATGGTGCACCAACTGCTTCTGTTACGGGCAAGCGCAAAGCACAAGAACCGCCAA AATGGTTCGAAGTAGATCCCACGCAGAACACCAAAGTCTATGTCTCCAATTTGCCTCTGGACATTACCATGGATGAGTTCGCCGAGCTGATGGGCAAATGCGGTCTGATCATGCGTGATCCGCAAACGCAAAAATACAAACTAAAATTGTATACCGAAGCTGATGGACAAATCAAAGGCGATGGCTTATGTGATTATATTAAG GTGGAGTCTGTGAATCTGGCTCTGGAGATTTTGGATGATTACATTCTGCGCGGCCACAAGATACATGTGCAGCGTGCACAATTTCAAATGCGTGGCGAATACAATCCGGCCCTGAAGCCCAAGCGCAAAAAGAAGGACAAGGAAAAGTTGCAGAAAATCAAAGAAAA ATTGTTTGACTGGCGACCCGACAAAATGCGTGGCGAACGTTCGAAGAACGAGAAAACAGTCATCATCAAAAATCTCTTTACGCCAGAGCTCTTTGAGAAAGAAGTGGAGCTTATTTTGGAATATCAAACCAGTTTGCGCGAAGAGTGCGGCAAATGCGGCATGGTTCGCAAAGTGGTCATCTATGAT CGCCATCCTGAGGGTGTCGCACAGATCAACATGTCCACACCCGAGGAAGCTGACATTGTCATACAAATGATGCAGGGTCGGTACTTTGGACAGCGACAGCTTAGCGCAGAGCACTGGGATGGCAAGACTAAATACAA AATTGATGAGTCAGCCGCTGAGGCATCTGAACGACTATCCAAATGGGACGAGTTTTTGGCAGCCGAGGAAGCCACCAAGCACGAGGCAGCAGAGGCGCCGAGCGGCAGTCCGCAGGTTTCAGATGACACTGCTTAA
- the LOC6624605 gene encoding microtubule-associated protein futsch, whose amino-acid sequence MDIPNSGAIFTLGKSHLAENTQSYFYIKNDPVKRLISGPHQSAVICESGRLFVWGENHYGQLGIGGHGNKNNNNNNNINNGDIVSKPTCVKSLKTLGLKISDAAFGNNWAVILTLSNEVFFTGRNIFPLDTHVAQHFIDAVVEEEPCAIIRKPFRLEEFDDYLPKNEETDNFVALQAGNEHFVVLTTKGRLIGCGSNEKQQLGDLETDYDGHPVEIRLDAPVQQFACGPESTLVLTGSGNLFLTGRLNEFVFPKFTELQKNLSQTEQIIFMHISKASEIFIVTNVGSIYRSFESVRNKSLVFQRFYDYDSEENGPIWKLLKGSSFYAVLSKANKFFTTFSESGHHLKTFREISKFKNLRLLDIAVGDQHILVQGLPRSSNLSATVGTPAEPHSYMSRSFVLQPRDLNGNVEMRSASGRSLSKQKALKETDTETDKEQGFNAMGASVAAVGAAVATLEAVKHISDEQQNGTDEQETNAEIEQKQEPKQNAQTEAINADVKEAEVKAEPKAEELNGNKEQPLVEQDIEKLEATQTEAVTNGATSPKESEASELKPEQIEPTAPEESPINQPTNQTAAAAAVETIAKLPTPPADTPSPKKSSTESLDSSEFASQELATQSSQEKQLRPHTPYPESSNASTPQTIKRTPIRNFSYEAAMNHDEIEKTSPELVNSLDTVEENSLKENAPQTEIQISTPTPPTEEDEQLAVEITTTEDALDSNKVVNEIRFINNGVDVTAKVEEQMPNTPLVDSVEELESEGEQMIHELEQHVDKVVAEQKTEAIKATESVGNVIESKLLETRDSVQMAMHNAATGARDTVEAAGERVVNGARQAVDAAGKGAQRIADGARDAVDAAGKSAQRMASDARQSMEQAGSTAAKAAANTKESMGRAMDSVTSKISSEVHGAKENISSLFQIKAAKDSRPTPTPTSTPEEAGPQRSIETAGSGDAGAEGEEDERTTASVNSNHNSAGHGNGNGNAYEPMNSNSHAFEEDPLDAVVERGKKAMQEELRALEEQRAHSHVHNNTEQRRQSTESKGIVQQFLDGMRLSCRNEKAVQIEDEAPPQAQPSHYSKNKVNSELSLQNGQTGAQQSSRVCTIL is encoded by the exons ATGGATATACCGAACAGCGGTGCGATATTTACGCTGGGCAAATCGCATTTGGCGGAAAATACGCAAAGCTATTTCTATATCAAAAACGATCCGGTTAAACGTTTGATATCCGGTCCGCATCAGAGCGCGGTTATATGCG AATCGGGACGTCTTTTTGTTTGGGGCGAGAATCACTATGGTCAGCTGGGCATTGGCGGAcatggcaacaaaaacaacaacaacaacaacaatattaataatggTGATATAGTCAGCAAACCGACCTGCGTCAAGTCGCTAAAAACATTGGGCTTAAAGATCAGCGATGCAGCCTTTGGCAACAATTGGGCCGTGATATTGACCC TTTCAAATGAGGTATTTTTTACGGGTCGCAATATATTCCCCTTGGACACGCACGTGGCGCAGCATTTTATAGATGCGGTTGTCGAAGAGGAGCCATGTGCGATTATTAGAAAGCCCTTCCGCTTGGAGGAGTTTGATGATTATCTACCGAAGAACGAGGAGACGGACAACTTTGTGGCTCTGCAGGCGGGCAATGAGCACTTTGTGGTGCTAACCA CCAAGGGTCGCTTGATTGGCTGCGGCTCGAATgagaagcagcagctgggAGATCTGGAGACAGACTATGATGGGCATCCCGTGGAGATACGCCTGGATGCTCCAGTGCAGCAATTTGCCTGTGGACCAGAGTCCACACTGGTGCTCACGGGCAGTGGGAATTTATTTCTCACCGGTCGCCTCAATGAATTTGTCTTTCCCAAGTTCACGGAACTGCAGAAGAATCTCTCCCAGACCGAGCAGATCATCTTCATGCACATATCCAAGGCGAGCGAGATCTTCATAGTGACCAATGTGGGCAGCATCTATCGTAGCTTCGAGTCGGTGCGCAACAAGAGTTTGGTCTTTCAGCGTTTCTATGACTACGATAGCGAGGAGAATGGACCCATTTGGAAGCTACTCAAGGGCTCCTCCTTTTACGCGGTGCTGAGCAAGGCCAACAAGTTCTTTACCACTTTTTCGGAGAGCGGACATCATCTGAAAACCTTTCGCGAGATCTCCAAGTTCAAGAATCTGCGTCTGCTCGACATAGCCGTCGGCGACCAGCACATTTTGGTGCAGGGCCTACCCAGATCATCCAATCTTTCGGCTACAGTCGGAACGCCAGCAGAGCCGCACAGCTATATGAGTCGCAGCTTTGTGCTGCAGCCAAGGGATCTGAATGGCAATGTAGAGATGCGTAGCGCCAGCGGCAGAAGTCTTTCCAAGCAAAAAGCATTGAAGGAGACGGACACCGAAACGGACAAGGAACAAGGATTCAATGCAATGGGCGCAAGCGTAGCAGCAGTGGGTGCAGCTGTGGCCACGCTGGAGGCAGTGAAGCATATTTCGGATGAGCAGCAAAATGGCACAGATGAGCAGGAGACCAACGCGGAAATAGAACAGAAGCAGGAGCCGAAGCAAAATGCACAGACAGAGGCAATAAATGCTGATGTGAAAGAAGCGGAAGTAAAGGCCGAGCCAAAAGCAGAAGAGTTAAATGGAAACAAGGAGCAGCCGTTGGTAGAACAAGACATAGAGAAGCTGGAGGCAACACAAACTGAAGCTGTCACAAACGGAGCAACTAGCCCAAAAGAGAGCGAAGCAAGTGAATTGAAGCCGGAGCAAATAGAGCCGACAGCACCTGAGGAAAGTCCAATTAATCAGCCCACAaatcaaacagcagcagcagcagcagtggagACCATAGCAAAGCTGCCAACGCCACCTGCGGATACGCCATCGCCCAAGAAATCATCAACAGAATCGTTAGATTCAAGCGAATTTGCGTCCCAGGAGCTGGCCACCCAGAGCAGTCAGGAGAAGCAGCTGCGTCCGCATACTCCCTATCCGGAGAGCAGCAATGCGAGCACACCACAAACTATTAAGAGGACGCCCATCCGCAACTTCTCGTACGAGGCGGCCATGAATCACGATGAAATCGAGAAAACCTCTCCCGAGCTGGTGAACAGTCTGGATACGGTCGAGGAGAATTCGCTAAAGGAAAATGCACCGCAAACAGAAATACAAATATCCACGCCCACGCCGCCAACCGAAGAGGACGAGCAACTGGCCGTTGAAATAACGACCACAGAGGATGCGCTGGACAGCAACAAGGTAGTGAATGAGATACGTTTCATTAACAATGGCGTCGATGTGACAGCCAAGGTTGAGGAGCAAATGCCTAACACTCCATTGGTCGACTCCGTGGAGGAGCTGGAATCGGAGGGTGAGCAAATGATACACGAGCTCGAGCAGCATGTAGATAAAGTGGTCGCTGAACAGAAGACAGAGGCTATCAAGGCCACGGAAAGTGTGGGCAATGTCATCGAATCCAAGCTGCTGGAGACGCGCGATTCTGTGCAGATGGCAATGCATAATGCGGCGACAGGGGCCCGCGATACTGTAGAGGCTGCAGGCGAACGCGTGGTAAATGGGGCACGTCAAGCGGTCGATGCAGCTGGCAAAGGTGCCCAGCGTATAGCAGATGGGGCCAGAGATGCTGTCGATGCGGCAGGCAAGAGCGCACAGCGCATGGCCAGCGATGCCAGACAGTCCATGGAGCAGGCGGGCAGCACAGCTgctaaagcagcagcaaacacaaAAGAATCCATGGGCAGGGCCATGGACTCAGTGACCAGTAAGATATCCAGCGAAGTGCATGGCGCCAAGGAAAACATTTCCTCGCTGTTCCAAATCAAGGCGGCTAAGGACTCGCGTCCTACGCCAACGCCCACTTCGACACCGGAAGAAGCTGGACCACAGAGAAGCATTGAGACAGCTGGCTCTGGCGACGCAGGGGCCGAGGGGGAGGAGGATGAACGCACCACGGCCTCGGTGAACTCTAATCACAATTCCGCGGGccatggcaatggcaatggtaATGCCTACGAGCCCATGAACAGCAACAGTCATGCCTTTGAGGAAGATCCACTCGATGCAGTAGTGGAGCGTGGCAAAAAGGCCATGCAGGAGGAATTGCGCGCCCTTGAAGAGCAGCGCGCCCATTCACATGTCCATAACAATACCGAACAGCGAAGGCAGAGCACAGAAAGCAAAGGCATTGTCCAGCAGTTTCTAGATGGCATGCGTCTCTCTTGCCGCAACGAGAAGGCCGTGCAAATTGAGG ATGAGGCACCACCGCAGGCGCAGCCGTCGCACTACAGCAAGAACAAAGTCAACAGCGAGCTGAGCCTGCAGAATGGCCAAACTGGCGCACAGCAGTCGTCACGCGTGTgcacaattttataa